CCAAGTCGGAGAACAACATATTCGTTTGGGACTGTTTAATTCAAGGGCCTCCAGATACGCCATACGCTGATGGTATTTTCAATGCGAAACTAGAATTCCCAAAGGACTATCCATTGTCTCCGCCCAAACTCACGTTCACGCCCAGCATACTACACCCAAATATTTACCCCAATGGAGAAGTGTGTATATCCATTCTGCACTCCCCCGGTGATGACCCTAACATGTACGAATTAGCTGAAGAAAGATGGTCACCTGTACAAAGCGTAGAAAAAATCCTGTTAAGTGTTATGAGCATGCTGAGCGAGCCCAATATCGAAAGTGGTGCTAACATCGATGCTTGCATCCTATGGAGAGATAATAGACCAGAATTTGAGAAACAGGTGAAGCTGTCCATCTTGAAATCCTTGGGATTTTAAAACCAGATGTCATGGCCCATCGATCGCTTTCCAGCGGTTCTCATCCAGCTTTTctctatatatacatataagCATATCTATcatacaaaagaaaacaattgTCACATAATAAACCCGTTCGTCTTACTAGAGGTCTTCGCGAAGTACGATAATAAAATACAGCAACTTCCGGTGTTTTGGAGCTTCGATCCCTTTCCGCTACGTTGAAGTATCGCCGGGACGTCTTCGGCTCCTTCTCTATATGTATTAGCATCTCAATcaaatgatattattttatatacaCGATGACTATATACCCATCACTTACCAATACAAAATTTACTGAACACTGAATCTAAAATTTCTTCGATGCCGACAGCTTGTCCAGTTATTTTAGCTATTCCGTCAGATGCATATTTCAGATTTTCGGTAGCCATAACGATATCATTATCGAAATCTTTGGAACTCAAAAACTCTTCCAAACCATAAAGGACGTCGTTTCTCAGGATTTCACTGACTCTCTTGGAAACGATAACAGGATTTGAATCTGCGCTCGATTGAGACAAAtgcttgaaattttctgttAGGATGCCGATTAAAGGTTCTATTCCCTCCTTGGTTTTACACGATACGTTCACTATGGAGTACTTCATCCCGACCTTGGTTCGTAACTTACACACAGCCCTAACGATCTCATCATTTGAAACCAAATCACTCTTGTTGACCACAATAACAATCCGCTTATCTCT
The window above is part of the Saccharomyces kudriavzevii IFO 1802 strain IFO1802 genome assembly, chromosome: 13 genome. Proteins encoded here:
- the UBC7 gene encoding E2 ubiquitin-conjugating protein UBC7 (similar to Saccharomyces cerevisiae UBC7 (YMR022W); ancestral locus Anc_2.569), whose product is MSKTAQKRLLKELQQLIKDSPPGIVAGPKSENNIFVWDCLIQGPPDTPYADGIFNAKLEFPKDYPLSPPKLTFTPSILHPNIYPNGEVCISILHSPGDDPNMYELAEERWSPVQSVEKILLSVMSMLSEPNIESGANIDACILWRDNRPEFEKQVKLSILKSLGF